One window from the genome of Dyadobacter sp. CECT 9275 encodes:
- a CDS encoding succinate dehydrogenase cytochrome b subunit, translating to MSWFTQTLTSSIGKKLLMALTGIFLISFLVIHATINAMIFYNDNGETFTHWGHFMGTNPIIRTLEIGLVLGFLVHIADGLWLTKTNHDARPVKYAVTKSSANSTWYSRSMGLLGTLILIFLVIHTSHFWIPNRSHQFATGEEINLYQRMLETFQSEWVVLVYVAGCFSLFWHLLHGFKSAFQSLGLNHVKYNGLISFLGVAFSIVIPILFALMPISMYLGWVK from the coding sequence ATGTCGTGGTTTACACAAACGTTAACGAGCTCCATTGGTAAGAAACTTCTGATGGCTCTTACGGGAATTTTTCTGATAAGCTTTCTGGTCATTCATGCCACCATTAATGCAATGATTTTTTACAATGACAATGGTGAAACATTTACGCATTGGGGGCATTTCATGGGTACCAACCCTATTATTCGTACGCTGGAAATCGGGCTCGTACTGGGTTTTCTGGTACACATTGCGGATGGGTTATGGCTTACCAAAACCAATCATGATGCACGTCCGGTTAAATATGCCGTCACCAAATCTTCTGCTAACAGTACCTGGTACTCCCGCAGCATGGGTTTGCTGGGAACGCTGATCCTGATCTTCCTGGTTATCCATACATCACATTTCTGGATTCCCAATCGTTCCCATCAATTTGCTACCGGTGAGGAAATCAATCTTTACCAAAGGATGCTAGAGACATTTCAGAGCGAATGGGTGGTGCTGGTGTATGTGGCCGGTTGTTTTTCATTGTTCTGGCATCTTTTGCACGGTTTTAAAAGTGCTTTCCAGTCACTGGGTCTCAATCACGTAAAATACAACGGGTTAATCAGTTTTCTGGGGGTTGCTTTTTCAATAGTGATTCCTATTCTTTTTGCTTTGATGCCAATCTCCATGTATCTGGGATGGGTAAAGTAA
- a CDS encoding T9SS type B sorting domain-containing protein: MHSDLRFQPIVLLLFVLLASFSAHATHIRAGEITAKRISSTALTYEITLTLYYDMQNGRDAANAADDINFYFGSVGPISAPRLQPILDVGNNTTKNVYKTIYTFPSPQEYKIAFTDVNRNNNILNLSPAPTQVISFYVHSTLEINASFGLNQTPVLLNSPIDLAAVGQRYIHNPGAFDADGDSLSYRLVNPQQSLSQDGRGTNIQYVDPNQIGAPGNTETGTSPATFSMDPVTGDLVWDAPMVKGYYNVAFVVEEWRDGFRIGQIVRDMQIIVEDARNDRPVVNPLPDICVEAGTLINQPVVATDKNGDKLTLTSTGGVYESTLIKPALAKFTVANQGALNTVSGIFSWQTGCDHIRQEPYDVLFKVEDAAAPGTPNPSLFRKLVDMTTMNIRVFGPKPQNLTGVAATDPAGTAYRLTWDPYKCQIPGAQIVIYRKEGCTNIPEDVCISGIPAGYGYDQVARVAVGQTTYLDNNNGTGLKTGVSYSYRIVVEFPRPGANINEPGSLIGGGESIASDEFCLSLPLVMPVITNVTVDQTQQTTGEITIRWTRPTAPPGLPAQYRLFRAVGQNGTAFTQIAAISTNLTPGAPDTFFVDKGLNTVANAYNYRIEYYYTQNNTLVKLDVTEPASSVRLQQGSALPNSIRLNWAAIVPWSNNNQVHRVYREDKANPGVFNRIADVPVLGNQTFTYTDDGTDKYAADGVINVPISTQLSYCYKVETVGSYNNSQIKPDILYNFSQIICVSASDTTKPCPPVLAIDLIDCATLEPDAFCNMLSFTNNLSWTYPQQVGGKDCDPNIAAYNIYYARYDSDTPTLLTKITTPPAPLATTYAHEGLKSFAGCYYVTALNGFGTESAPSNTVCKDNCPMFVLPNVFTPNGDGKNDVFQPLECPAFVQALEFKVFNRWGAQVFDTKDVNVNWNGKTNAGKELAAGQYYYEAAVTFEASKKDNKPYIIKGWVQIIR, from the coding sequence ATGCATTCTGATCTACGCTTTCAGCCGATAGTTCTGCTGCTGTTTGTTTTACTTGCCTCTTTCTCCGCACATGCGACGCACATCCGTGCCGGAGAAATTACTGCCAAACGCATTTCAAGTACCGCGTTAACCTATGAAATAACGCTTACACTGTATTACGATATGCAGAACGGCCGGGACGCGGCCAATGCGGCAGATGACATCAATTTTTACTTTGGCTCGGTAGGTCCAATTTCCGCACCCAGGCTACAGCCCATTCTGGATGTTGGAAACAATACCACCAAAAATGTTTATAAAACGATATATACTTTCCCGTCACCTCAGGAATACAAGATCGCATTTACGGACGTAAACAGAAATAACAACATCTTAAATTTAAGTCCGGCTCCTACGCAGGTCATCAGCTTTTATGTACATTCCACTCTTGAGATCAATGCGAGCTTTGGCTTGAACCAAACTCCGGTTTTGCTCAATTCTCCTATCGATCTGGCGGCAGTGGGCCAGCGTTACATACACAACCCCGGTGCCTTTGATGCCGATGGAGACAGCCTCTCCTACCGGCTGGTGAATCCTCAGCAAAGCCTGAGCCAGGACGGAAGAGGTACCAACATCCAGTATGTTGATCCCAACCAGATTGGCGCGCCGGGTAATACTGAGACAGGTACAAGCCCCGCCACATTCAGTATGGATCCCGTCACTGGGGACCTCGTATGGGATGCTCCCATGGTAAAAGGATACTACAACGTTGCGTTCGTCGTGGAGGAATGGAGGGATGGATTCCGAATCGGGCAGATCGTCAGGGATATGCAGATCATCGTCGAAGATGCGCGCAACGACAGGCCGGTGGTAAACCCCCTGCCAGATATATGCGTCGAGGCAGGTACGCTCATCAACCAACCCGTGGTAGCTACTGATAAAAACGGTGATAAACTTACGCTCACTTCGACTGGTGGTGTATATGAAAGTACCCTGATCAAACCCGCACTGGCCAAATTCACCGTGGCCAACCAGGGCGCTCTCAATACCGTATCAGGTATATTCTCATGGCAAACAGGATGTGACCATATCAGGCAGGAACCATACGATGTCCTGTTCAAAGTCGAAGATGCCGCAGCGCCCGGTACACCCAACCCCAGCCTCTTCCGAAAACTCGTGGACATGACTACCATGAACATCCGTGTGTTTGGACCTAAACCCCAGAATCTCACCGGTGTGGCAGCAACAGATCCCGCAGGAACTGCATACAGGCTCACATGGGACCCCTACAAATGCCAGATCCCAGGAGCCCAGATCGTCATTTACAGGAAAGAAGGATGTACCAACATCCCCGAAGATGTCTGTATATCAGGAATCCCGGCAGGATACGGATATGACCAGGTCGCAAGGGTTGCCGTGGGACAAACCACCTATCTGGACAACAACAACGGAACAGGACTTAAAACCGGAGTTTCATACAGTTACAGGATCGTGGTCGAATTCCCCCGACCGGGTGCAAATATAAACGAGCCCGGAAGCCTGATAGGAGGAGGAGAAAGTATCGCTTCAGACGAGTTCTGTCTCAGCCTCCCGCTGGTAATGCCCGTCATCACCAATGTCACTGTCGATCAGACGCAGCAAACCACAGGAGAGATCACCATCAGGTGGACAAGGCCAACCGCACCGCCGGGGCTCCCCGCTCAGTACCGCCTCTTTAGGGCCGTAGGACAAAACGGAACAGCATTCACTCAGATCGCTGCCATCAGTACCAACCTGACCCCGGGAGCCCCAGATACCTTCTTTGTCGACAAAGGACTCAATACTGTAGCAAATGCCTACAATTACCGCATCGAATATTATTACACACAGAACAACACTCTCGTTAAACTCGATGTAACCGAACCCGCCAGCAGCGTAAGGCTCCAGCAGGGCTCCGCACTACCCAACAGCATCAGGCTCAACTGGGCTGCCATTGTACCATGGAGCAACAACAACCAGGTCCACAGGGTTTACAGAGAAGACAAAGCGAACCCTGGCGTATTCAACAGGATTGCGGATGTGCCCGTACTGGGAAACCAGACTTTCACATACACAGACGACGGTACCGATAAATATGCCGCTGACGGGGTCATCAACGTGCCCATTTCTACTCAGCTTTCCTATTGCTACAAAGTGGAAACCGTCGGCTCCTACAACAACTCACAGATCAAACCCGATATCCTATACAATTTCTCTCAGATCATCTGTGTTTCGGCTTCTGATACCACAAAACCATGTCCACCAGTGCTCGCCATTGACCTGATCGACTGCGCTACGCTGGAACCAGATGCTTTCTGTAACATGCTTTCTTTTACAAACAACCTCTCATGGACATACCCCCAGCAGGTAGGAGGTAAAGATTGTGACCCCAATATTGCTGCATACAATATCTATTATGCCAGGTATGACTCTGATACACCAACACTGCTCACTAAAATAACTACACCACCGGCGCCTCTGGCTACAACCTACGCACACGAAGGACTTAAATCCTTTGCAGGTTGTTATTACGTCACAGCGCTCAATGGGTTTGGTACCGAAAGTGCTCCAAGCAATACAGTATGTAAGGACAACTGCCCCATGTTTGTGCTTCCTAACGTATTCACTCCTAACGGCGACGGAAAAAATGATGTATTCCAGCCCCTGGAATGCCCCGCTTTCGTGCAGGCACTCGAATTTAAAGTATTCAACAGATGGGGCGCCCAGGTGTTTGACACAAAAGATGTCAACGTCAACTGGAACGGCAAAACAAACGCAGGTAAAGAACTCGCAGCAGGGCAGTACTACTACGAAGCTGCAGTTACTTTTGAAGCATCCAAAAAAGATAATAAACCATACATTATTAAAGGATGGGTACAGATTATTAGATAA